GGAATTCAGGTGTTGAACGAAAGGTGCAAAGAAACCTGGTATTTTCCTTCTTGGGGAAAGAGTGTTGCTAGCAGAGTCGCATACACTGGTCAAAGTTGTGAATCTCTTGTCTGATTAAccataattaaacataaatagcTAATTCAAAATTATAGCAAACGAAATACTGACGAAAACTTTTGTTTAATCTTGCGCAAAgatacaggagggctatctgcgctagccgtccctaatttagcagtgtaaggcagctagtcatcaccacccatcgccaactcttaagctactcttttaccaacgaatagtgggattaaccgtagcattataacgctcccaacgctgaaagggcaagcatgtttggtgcgacggggattcgaacccacgaccctcagattacgagtcgaacgccttaacccacctggtcatgccgggcctactggCGAAAACGATATTTTGCactcacaaaacaaaataaagataatttgtaACCAGCGTTTATATCAAATAGTATTGTACAGAGTTATGGAAGACCAGAGATAAGGGACACTAAaatagtttggtttcttttgaacttcgcaaaaaaaaaacaatcgagAACTATCTGTCTAACTTaacagtgacagactagagggaagacaactggtcAACAACACCTACCAATAATTCTTgggattttgttttaataacgaagagtggaattgaccgacacattataatgttccaatgactgaaaagacaagcatgttcggtgaaggggattcaaactcacaacCCACAGATTGCGAATTAAGTGCCCTAATTACCAGTAATGTCAAACAAActcgaaagaaagaaaaataaatatactgtataGAGTTATGTTTTCTCTGAGTGAATTGTAATAAATCTGTAAGTGATCATCTTGGTGACCCCTCGCATGGTAGTGTTATTCAGATTCAAAGAACTGTTATagcaaagaaaaatatgaatgCTATTACATCATGCTTTTCTTTATCTTATCTAATCTACACCTGATTTTCAATTTCTCTTCCCaccatctatcaaatgacatataaAGAGATCGGACATTTTTACTCCACGTTAGTTGTGGTCGTTAAATATCTGGTCATGAAACTGATGAGTATTACGCTGTTGTTGACTTCCGCTGTAGTGGCACGTGAGttccttaatttttaatttaacagttGAGTCCTTATTTAAACTTACATATATTGATGTATCTAATcaattatgtatttatatgtgtCTCAACAGATGTCATCCCACTTCCAAAATTGGCCTTGCAGAATCCCGATTTGTTTGAAGGAGATATTTTGGGAATTAGCAGTCGTGAGGTAGgtaatatcttttaaaataacaaaagtaatgaATTAAATGTTTGCGTAACTACTGTTACTTCATTAAAACTAACTTATCAGTGGGCAGTttaagaaattaatgaaaatgttgCGCCACAACTACTTAAACTTTTTTATGTGTACTTATGAGGTAGTTAAGTTCCGTGTTTTTAGAGAAATTCGACACAAACTTTGCCTTTAGTGCGTGCATCGCTTCAGTAAATTACTGAAAATTACATCATAATACTACAAAATTAATGGAATAATGTAGGTTTTAAAATTCTACGATACACAAGAAATATTGATACTTACGATAGTTGTTGTTGACTACACTTACCAGCACTAAAACTACAAATGCTTAACGGAAAACACAACACACAAGCCACTTATGAGTACCCTGGTGAGTCAATGGTAATATTACGGAATTAcgatgctaaaatccggggttcaatAACCCATGTTGGGAGAGAGCATAAAGCTCATTGTGAAGCTTTGGTTTAAGAATCAATAACGAACCTACTTAGGAAAGACCTTAAGGTTAAACCTcgtgttaaaatataaacacactGAAATTACTACAAACATAATGATTGATAACACaagtatagtatagtatcaacGTTACACATTTTTACGATCTATATAAACGTAGGTCCATtgtagtgagtaaaataaaattaaaatcacattaCACATAACATTGCGTTTCGCAGTAAAAAACGGTTGGAATCATGcacatactttatttattaagataATTAGCGTACAGACCCCATCGGCactgtaaacatttaaaatcatttatgCACGAAACAGCTTGTAGGTCCGTGACTTTGTTGATTTGTCTTTATTAAGGCacaagtcacacacacacactaattacTACAGGAACATTCTATGTGTTTTACATAGAAAGTTAATGAGTTCACCCAACTGTTTTATCAGTTCTTAACACTGAAAGTTTAACAGGCAACGCATAAAAATTACTCAGTATTATTCAACGTGTAGGCCTACTAGAAGTGAACAGTTTCAATGGTATCTTGTAATTTGAAGGTTAATCACCATTTGAAACATTTAGTACATCCCctcagtataataaaaaacaaacaaacgtctacTTGAATTGAGAAGAAAATCCAGTTGAATCATTCGGGGACTCTCATAATAATGAGAGTGCGTCACCAAATACCTCCCTCGAGCGAGGCCACTTTCCAACACAAGAATATACATTCACTCACACGTTTTAAGCTTCTTTTAGGTGGTTAATAACAGCGTTATCTACGACACATGTGAAaatatctcatatttttattgaatGCATAGGATAAGAACGCCATTCCAAATGACAGTCAACGCTGGGCAGGAGGCGAGGTCCCTTACTTGATTGACAACTCTCTTTGTAAGtgcatattataatatataatgattGTTATTCGTATATACATATTCCTGCCATTAATACCATCTGTAATAATGTTGAAGTCAACACTCGGAGAGTAAAACATTATGTTACACTGGCACCtggataatataatttattcgtttatattttcattgaatTTGATTCtccttataaaatatatgtatacacaccaTAGAATACCTCAGttactctctcttttttttatggTGTTCAGCTGACTTGACACAAATAATACAGCAGGCTATGGACCAATATCACAGATATACCTGCATCAGATTCAAGAAGAGGACTACAGAGACCAACTATGTCAAGATGTTCAAAGGACAGGGGTAAAATTTTGTATCGTACATTTTTGGCAAACTTCCTTAAACTGGTATTGATTATCACATGGAATAGATATAcctatagttttataatttatactaaGTGAAGATCCCTAGTATTTGACAAAAGACCTTGTCGATACTGGGAATATGTGgttgacatattgttatacaatatttcatttttaatcatGAACTTTATGATTGTGAAAGCGCTTGGGGTTTATGAATATCaaaactatgatttttttttcttttgttatactACTCTCACATAATGAAATATGTACAGCCAAACCTAAATTTCAATCAAAAAAGTActccttttttctttgtttcagttgTAATTCCTTCGTTGGAAACATCTACAAAGGAGCGCAGCATCTGTCTCTAGGAAATGGATGTGGATACCTTGGAACTGTTGTACACGAACTGGGGCATGCAGTCGGCTTTTGGCATGAACATACTCGACCTGACCGCGACGACTATCTCAATATTCACTGGGAAAATATCATGACAGGTAGGTTTATTTAGCTGCATGCCAATTGGTAACTCAATTATTACTTTCCAGTAACAAACTCCCcataaataacttataattttgttttacttgttgtcATGCAATAAAACAACTGAGTAATCAATAATTGTTAATGTTGCTACTTCCTATAAAAACCACCGAGTAATTTAGTGTTGTTGCTTTCCTGTGGacattacttaacatgtttacagTAAAATGTGTGGTGTAATACACAATAATATGCTCAATTTAAATTAAGTCCCTGATTACAGTAGTGGGTTctttttatgatgtttataatGCTTTTACAAAGATTGAAGTATTCATATATCACGCTTTCTAGGAATGGAAGTCTGGTTTAAATTGATGAATCGATTTGAAAGCCGCATACTTGACACATTTGATTATGACTCCATAATGTTATACGGGCAAACATCGTTCTCTAAAGACGGAAGATCACCTGTCATGACTGCTAAAGATGGAACCTTCTTGAAAGAGCCTTACAATAAGCCCGGTTTGAGCAAAAGTGACATTCTTCGAATCAATAAActgtataaatgttattaatatgcttctctgtaatataaataatcataataaacacAGTGTAGACAGCGAGTTTTTTCTctacaataaagaaaaatcatCTTATAAATGTTAAGGTTGTTAAACTTGTGTAAAGTGCTATGaaggaaatttaaattttcaaatttcagtaTTAAATCAAGAACTTTTGAAAATCACAAATTTCAGATAAAAAACCACGCTTTTCCTCATACTGGattgtttaaaagtattaaatgctTGTTCTAAAGACACGTGTCAGTTTCAAAAACTCCTAAATTtgacattataaaaataactaagaatAGAAAAGGTTGGatgttttggtgttttatggcgcaaagcagcAAGGTTATCTGCGTCAATCattcggtaaaaagttaaaattaaagtaaaattattaaaattcataaaaggaaattaaggtaaaacaaaacacagtctaatttttggatttaaaaaagcattaaaaccaatttttacatctagtctacagcagtaagagaaacactacagtaatacaagttgtaaagggctttctgtagcataattatcataactcgccatgatgactaacgggtaagttaAAAAATCAGCGTTgttcacctgaagttggcctttacagtcctggtttcgagagtatttgatgttacagccattttccaatttcaaatcgaactagatgtactttgattcttaaaagggtaTCACCTATTTAGGTccaatttataacttaaaaaaactcaaataacattaaaaagattaatggtctttaaaaaaactaaaaacatttctcagGTGGACAAtctcaccatcgccaataacactgtctaacgtcaTGGATAAGccctgggacaaaacatgtttaaaatggtgcagtcgttgagagtcgtaacaaaggcaagacagtaaaatgggtctgtagctgctgctcaatatatctcatgttcaacgactgacataaCATATGaatgaaagtcgtcgacatagagcccgtttgcaacagtaagatggagttattcagtgatggcattagtctttatactgaaaactatgacattcaaaacacagccctgtagaaaagaacgggaaagtgtcgaacccacacggaCTTGGAATCGCTTGTccactaaaacatttttaataaaaatgggcaaatggccacgtaacccatataaatggaggtctcgtaaaatgccatacctccatgtactatcataagccttctcaatgtcaaagaatattgatacaagagtCGTTTGAGAAAGGATTCTTTGATTGaagtttcaagttgaattaggtggtTCACTGTGGAGCGCCATCGTCGGAACCCACATGAAGAGCATTAACCATcatctctaaggtcttacagagacagctcgtcaaagtaattgaatggtagtttgaaggaatcttgggatccttcctaggcttagagaaatgtaggacaatagcctggcgccaggcgtcaggaaaaacattatcatgccagatttggttaaaaacaatcagaaaagtaacaagagaagcagaagatagatggtaCAGCATTTCGTAGTGAACATCATTAGGTCCAACTGATGCACTGCCAGACCGacgaagggccagtttgagttccatcagtgtaaagggatgattgtAGCCATAGAGACAATGAGCtcgaaaggtttggtttgtttagaatttcgcgcaaagctactcgagggctatctaagctaTAACGAATAGTCAGATTGACCGTCAcagctggaagggcaagcatgtttggtgtgacggggattcgaacccgcgacccttacgttacgagtcgagtaccttaaccacctgaccaagcTGTAAGCCCGACTCAAAATGAAAGaagtgatcactctgcccgagtcttaatGGTCAAGAAGGTAAAGGATGAAGCAGAATTGCTAAATACCTGGAAAAAGGTTTTACCTGGAGTATCGGCGATgttccgggtatcagctacttcttggccatcagagagcaagatcgtgagggggacagaattatattgcacACTGACCTGTCGATtcttgtctcatatgactttggaacaggTGATAGAAGATGTGCTGGTTGTGAATTGAatcaaagattccttctggctttaacgtctcacccactgagcatgtgaatgggcctgctgaaaagcgatgtggttcgagagtgtgggatacctacgaaaagtatctcGGGCCCGTTTATGAGATTTCTGTgacatgtggcaggcagaatttcACCATGGACGagaatattgtggaaaacgtgtcgaagttttaggaatacactgagcaggtgtctgtacaatacagtcagttactgctgccacacagtcatctattgatggcttacaaacaatggcaggattaagttcaacgagagcagtgaaaaagggccagtttgcatgatccagcttccatcgaGGCATGCGGGTCGggatggcatcaaccacggccagtctctctcaaaattataggaaaatgatcactgcctcttggattattgtcaaccctccaggAAAAGTGGTAGAAAAGTCAAGAGGAGCAAACTGAGAAATGAATAACAGAAAAGGACAGATTTGGTGCATAAAAacaagtataagaaccactattgaaaagagaaaggttgtgatcagaaagcatatgctctatggagtgGCACCTCCcttcaatatcagcacttctccagaggagatgatgtccattaaagtcccccaggattaaataGGGTGATGGCAACAGTTCATTGAGAGCATCAAGGGTTGAttaatcataggtctctccacacaacaggtagagagaacaaacagtgatggtatgacccaaggaaacacggatggctatggcctccaagagtgtgtcaagtggcaaagacagggtgggcacatgctgattaaCCCACAGTGTTACCCCTGCATGCATTCGTTCATCACACACCCTGTtctttctgtacaaagaaaactgctgaaaggtgactgtatcgacaggtttcagaaatgtttcctgtatgaaaaaaaacatacaggacagtagaaagcaatcagtgctttgacaTTATCcggattagaatgtaaacctcgacaattCCATTGTTTCAAGGTAACAATTTTTAGTTACGTATAGGGGAACTGGtgggagagcccttctgtttacgaccacgtcttttttctttatttgaggaAGGTATGTAGACCTCCATCGATCCTGCCCTGGGTCTATTGGGTAAGTATTTGTTTTTGGAAGAGAATTCTagcgactgaggacgtgaacgaatcgtcgttttgcatcttggggcggGAGAAGTACCAAAGGAAATTCCTGTAACCAGAACCAAAAGAAGTGGATCttgggtttgctggaatgtatgttagagacagagatgggtgttgacgttgattcatcaacttttttaaccatggaagtcaaaagacttttcatatggtttggaaaacaattattttggaggcacagagaaatctctctgcactcccactgtaataGTGGAACGAAATATAgtagcatacgtccgagatgggcagcaactttcaagcctcaggataaataatgttttgaatcatcttcaaatgctgcacctcttttgcTTCCAACAATTTACGGCAAGAACATAAGTAGGATGAGTGAAAAacattgcaattgacgcaatgagggtccatttcacactcataggtatTGTGGTCCTTGTCACTGCAACAATAACACGTGAAGGAACCACAACATAATGTCTTCGAgggaccaaaccactgacactggaaacatctgagagggtttagaatgtatggccgtacattgcaattagataacctgccttgatggtggtaggtaATGTAAACGTTAAAATGAGAACATTGGTAGgcatcataattctatctttgcaagtggagatacgcctcactgcagaaactccttgggtggagaaac
This genomic window from Tachypleus tridentatus isolate NWPU-2018 chromosome 10, ASM421037v1, whole genome shotgun sequence contains:
- the LOC143230454 gene encoding astacin-like metalloprotease toxin 5; its protein translation is MTYKEIGHFYSTLVVVVKYLVMKLMSITLLLTSAVVAHVIPLPKLALQNPDLFEGDILGISSREDKNAIPNDSQRWAGGEVPYLIDNSLSDLTQIIQQAMDQYHRYTCIRFKKRTTETNYVKMFKGQGCNSFVGNIYKGAQHLSLGNGCGYLGTVVHELGHAVGFWHEHTRPDRDDYLNIHWENIMTGMEVWFKLMNRFESRILDTFDYDSIMLYGQTSFSKDGRSPVMTAKDGTFLKEPYNKPGLSKSDILRINKLYKCY